AGCGAATGGGAGACCGCCGACTGCGACGCACCCAGCAACGTCGCGATGTCGCAAACGCAAAGCTCCTCTTCGGCGAGCGCGGCCACGATTCGCAGTCGCGTCGGATCCCCCAAGGTCTTGAACGTTTCGGCAAGCGTCGCGACGTCGGCAGCTGACGGCTGCGCCTTCCGCGCCCGATTCACCCTCTTCGCGTCTACACATTCCACCTGGCATTCGGCATCGCCATCGGAAGTGTCGCGGTCTGGTGGTCCTCCCAGCACTCGTCGCTGAGTCGCTTTGGCCCTCACTGCGGGCCGACGGCCTGATCCATGTCTCGTCGCTTGCGGCATTTTCTCCGGTGCTATAGGTTACCTGCTCATATGAGCATTCGTTCATACATAAGCTATGCCCGCGCCTGGATTGCATCAACCCGCCACTTCGCAGAGCGGGCTGCGGTCCTTCGCCGTGTAACCGCGACGTTCCTTGCGCTGGCGTTCATCGGCTTTTCCGCCGAAACGCTGATCGCGGATGTTCACGATGGCGATGCCTCGCTAGCCGAGGTAGAAGCCGCGGGATTGTTCGCGGCCGAAATGGCTGATCAAACCCCCGGTATCGCTCCAGCGCCGGAACGTCACTCAGGGGAAGCGCCGTCTACCGGCCACTCGGCGCATGTCTGCCACTGCATTCACGCCCACGGTGGCATTCCCGGGATCTCCGCAACCCGACCGGTTGTCGCTAATCCCCGATCCCACGTTCCGGGAGCGTCCGACCGGATGCCCGCGAGCGTAACCGTCGAACCGCGTATCCGCCCTCCCCAAGCGTAGCCTTCGAAGCCAGCCGGCCCGCGCCTTAAGCGCAGCCTGACTGGTTTGTGCGCCCATTCGGCGCGCCCCCAAATCTCGTGACTTCATGCAGCTGCCCGGCGTTCCTCGGGCAACTCCACGCGCGTTTCAGGCCCGTTCGGGCCTGCAATACGATTTATACAGGGAAAGGCATTGATCACTCATCATATTCGATCCATCGTGGGTCTTGTCACCGTGCTCGCCGGGAGCTGCGGCTGGTTCCTTGTTCCTGATCTCGCATCAGGACAGTCTCGAGCTCCAGCCTCGGAACCGCGCACGCTTCGGCCCGCGGCTCGTGACTCCGTCAACATTGGCGACGGCCTTCGCGACGCGCTGGTTGCAAATAATCCCGAACTTCTCGCGCGTCGGCTGGCACTGCGCGCCGCCGAAGCCGGTGTGCGCGCCGCCGGTCACAGGCCCGTTGCCATTCTCGCGGCCGAAGCCGAGGAGATTCCCCGCGGAGTTGACATCTCTGACGGGGGTTCGTTGACTGTCGGCATCGAGCAGGAATTCCTGAGCGGCGCACTACGGTCATCACAGAGAAACGCGGCTATGTCGAACGTAACTGTGGCTCGCGCTGCCATAGCAATCACCGAGCAACGGCTCCTTGCGTCACTTGACCGACACTCCGTTCGGCTTTCGGCGTGGGGGACGATCGCACGGCGTCTTGCTGCTGAAGACGGGATCCTCGCCTCCGCGGAAGGTTCTATCCGCGGCCGATTTGCGGTGGGCGACGCCCGTTACGTAGATGTACTTCGACTGCGAACTGAACGGCTCCGCGTTCAGGCCGATCGTGCTGCGGCGATCACCGAAGTGCGCGCCGCGCGGGCAGCGATGACAGGGCTTGTGGGGTCGACGTCCGATACGGCCACCGGTAGACAGCTGCGAGCCGTGCTCGATTCGATCGAGGTGAGCCCCCTCTCCCTCATGCTGATGCCTGTCCTCGACATTGACAGCCTTCTCGCACGGTCTGGAATCCTCGCCATGTCCGCTGCACGTGTCGCGCGCGCAGCCGCCGCTCAACGCGTGCTCGTCGCGGAGCAGGGCCGGCGAATCACAGCCAGTGTTGGAGGCCAGCGATTCGAGGACCAACGCGGAGGTATTTCTTTTGGTCCCGCGATTTCCTTTTCAACGAGCCTTCCCTTCACGGCACGACGTGGAAACCGGGCAAGGGCCGAAGCTGCCGGACTCGAAGCACGAGTGGTGAACGCGGAGGAGCGGGGCACACTCGCGACGCTTCGCACAATACTGGCAATCGCGCGCGATCGGCACGAAGCGGCGCGAGCCCGACTGTCTGTCTATGAGAGCGCGCTGCTCCGTGGAGCACGCGAAGAACGTGAAAATGCGCTCGCAACATTCCGATCGGGCGAGTTGTCTCTGACCGAGCTCCTTGATTTCGAACGAGCATTGGCGCGGGCCGAAATCGACCGCATTCGTGCGCGAATCGAGGCCGCTGAAGCGATGGAGGATTTTTACAACGGAATCGCCGAGGCCGCAGGTCTCCGTCCGGGGAGCAGCCGATGAAATTGTACTCATCTTATCGACAGCCATCCCAAGCTCTTATTGCGCTGGCAATATCCGCGTTTGCCGCTTCTGCTTTTGCGGGTTGTAGTGACAGCAAATCAAACGGCGATAACGCCTC
The nucleotide sequence above comes from Gemmatimonadaceae bacterium. Encoded proteins:
- a CDS encoding metalloregulator ArsR/SmtB family transcription factor codes for the protein MRAKATQRRVLGGPPDRDTSDGDAECQVECVDAKRVNRARKAQPSAADVATLAETFKTLGDPTRLRIVAALAEEELCVCDIATLLGASQSAVSHSLRSLRLLRLVRYRKTGKIAYYTLDDEHIGSLLREGIRHVREAENNDPLTRSRR
- a CDS encoding TolC family protein — protein: MGLVTVLAGSCGWFLVPDLASGQSRAPASEPRTLRPAARDSVNIGDGLRDALVANNPELLARRLALRAAEAGVRAAGHRPVAILAAEAEEIPRGVDISDGGSLTVGIEQEFLSGALRSSQRNAAMSNVTVARAAIAITEQRLLASLDRHSVRLSAWGTIARRLAAEDGILASAEGSIRGRFAVGDARYVDVLRLRTERLRVQADRAAAITEVRAARAAMTGLVGSTSDTATGRQLRAVLDSIEVSPLSLMLMPVLDIDSLLARSGILAMSAARVARAAAAQRVLVAEQGRRITASVGGQRFEDQRGGISFGPAISFSTSLPFTARRGNRARAEAAGLEARVVNAEERGTLATLRTILAIARDRHEAARARLSVYESALLRGAREERENALATFRSGELSLTELLDFERALARAEIDRIRARIEAAEAMEDFYNGIAEAAGLRPGSSR